In Larimichthys crocea isolate SSNF chromosome XI, L_crocea_2.0, whole genome shotgun sequence, the sequence AACTATTAATGCTGATGTCATCAAGGTAAGTGACTCTGCAGGTGATTCAGGGAATTTCTGTGAGTTAAAGTCTGGGTTAGATGATGTTCAGTCTGGCTAAAGGcatgattcatttaaattatgAGGCATGTCATGTTATCTACTGGACTCAAGCTTCCCACGGGTCCTTAAAATAATCtaaagtttgtgaatttgaagGGGAAAGTCAAGGCCTTGAAAGAACTGGATTATTAAAAGTTCTTGAGCTGCAGTTGCtcagttgttttattgttggaAGGTCTCATTATAATTTTAATCAAACGGTGCCATATTGGAGTCCTTGAATTTAAAGAAACTGGGCCTGGAAAGTActtgaatttaatgtttaaGAATGGGTGGGAACCCTGTGGATTAAGGTCCTACTGGAATCTTCGAATCTCCAGGGGTTTGTGATGGGCTTAGATTATCCCAGAcagaaaatatgtatataataacAGTTGTACAACTCAACATGGATGGTATGAACCTTTAGGAGTCAGCGTTATGTAACAGAAGGCCTGATATGCATCTATTTTTGGGGTCCCCTGTCAGAGAAATCCGTGTCAGTTAATCTTCTGTGAAACAATATTAGTTGTCTTCGTTTGGAGTTTCGGGCACTACGGTTCCGTTTTCTGAGCCTCGATTAACGGCATTAAACTCTAATGCTCGTTTGGCTCTCTTTAGTTTAGATAAAGGCTGATATGACTCAACAGATAAGATTCTGGTTCTTTTTATCTTGAAAGTATTTTTTCATAACTCATAACTCACTTTTCCGtccaagaaaaacagaaaaacagatgttcATACTTCAGCTGAGGGACATTCCCTTCTTTAAAAACTGTTCACTGAATAAAAGTCCACCAACGTTAACATATTATAGACATGTCGGAAACTATTTCCCCcttacaataacaataacaatccCTCCTATTTACATATGTACCTCTATATATTTCTATGTAACAATCAATAGAAAATAGACACTTTAATAATTACTGTACGTCTTCACAGCACATTTTATCTTCAGATTCCTCTTTTACCTAACAGTCTCTACTGTACAGCCATCCAGCCTCTGTTTCTCACGATATTCAAAGGACTGTATTGGCCGTGGGTTGCCTTGTGTTCGCTGTTGAGCTGTCCACTGTTGGTGCAGCGTCTTTCACCAAGTATGGGAAATAATTGGTGAGGTAAAGAGCTTTAAACTTTGTGCTGCAGAAGCAGTAGATGAGCGGATCCAGTAGGCAGTCCATGTAGGAGAGCACCATGAGGCCGTCGAAGGCCACAGCAGCTTTATCCTGGAAGTTTTCACCCGCGTTGACCCGGGCGATCAACAGAACCATCCTGGCTATGGTGCAGGGGAGGAAGCAGAAGGAGAAGACCACCATGACGGTGGTCACCAGAAAGACGGCCCTCCTCAGCTTGGTCCTGTCCCCAACTGTCTTCTTCCTGAGCCGGTTGACGATGCGCACCGTGCAGTACACCAGGATGATGAAGGGGATGACGATCTGGGTAAAGAAGACGGTTTCTCGCAGACTGTCCACCACATCCTGAAATTAGAAAAAGGATCAACTTAATTATCAAATACATCAGCAACtaacagagactcaacaattcccaccacgagcaagcacttggtgacacaGGCAGGGAAAAGTTTCCtttagcagacagacagaagttcTCCGATCCTTCACTAAGTCCTGCGTTCAAACTCTACCGTCCCTTAAGTACAGAAGTATTTGCAccagatatatatttaaagtatcGAAAGTCAAAATACTTGACTGATGTTATGACATTATTAGATAAGACTGACTAATCAATGCATAATGTTGTAGCTGGTCGAGGTGGAGCTAGTTAAAACTACCGCATAGGTCGGTTACTCCAGTGGTTTTTAATTAGCCCCCTAACAACTGTTACCACTTATAAAATTTGAGGTTTTGTAAGACGATTAATTACATAGGAAAAAACAGAGTTCTTCTACTCAAATTGTTATTCATTCTTTGGACTTTTCTCTGAGGGGAGGTCACTCTAACACTCTAACAACATGTGGATATTTGAACCCTGAAGTAGACACTAAGttgaaaaaaagttgaaaaccACTGGATTAATTGTTATAAACCTATTATATTATACTTAATTAAAACCTAATCCGTTAAATTGCGACTACTAATTACTAAATTTCATGAGCTGGTACGGGTCCCTCacttttaaaaaccaaaacaggcCGCAGTACATAGTTAAGGTGTGTGAAACTCACTGAATTAAACACTTTGTACGAGACTAGGACCCTTAGGAGAACGCAGTCGGTCCTGGCCTAACCCAGATTCTGCAGTAATCTCTTTTGTTCCTGCTGctatatacatatgtatgtatacagcACAATGTGAGGTGTGGAACTTGTATGTGTTTATAGTGTCTTTTACTGGTTGTTGTTACCTGTTGTTCATGGtacatcctgctgctgcaaaaacaaattgCCCCTCGGGGGTAATAAAGATTCCTTGACCATGACCTAGTAAGTACgactgtcaaataaatataatggactaaaaaaagaatattttcctgtgaaatattgggaaataaaattgaaattaTACTTCATAGTTCTACTTAAATACAGTCGTTAAAGGATGGAAGTGTTTGTAGAAAATTCAAAGTGATCATATCCCTCTAAATtttatacactggacctttaaataaatctaCTTACCACTGGTCGGGTATATTTAGTCAAGAGTATATGCTTCACTCAGCCAgttaccagtgatactaatctaaacattaataaaactcATAGCAAACAGTGGACAAGGATGCAAACGCAGCCTCTGTTTTGCCATGGTATAATCACAATAATAACACATGCTTCTATCTTATCCACTATTTTCTCATAACTGTGTAATACACAGTGAATAAATAGCATATTTTTTGTTAGACGATATTTCTATTTTGCTTTCAGCATGCAAATATGTTTTCCAAACCCTGGACCTATCATCATATGCGCTGTAGTTTGACACATTCCAGACTCTCGGCTTTAGCAATGCCCTCAGTGCAAAAATAGCTCTGGAAACAGCCTCTGTCTAAGTGGAGCTCTTGGATAAGAATACGTTCTCTATGGGAGGACTTCATGGACCCGCATTCACTCTGTCATcatattgttttctgttattcTCCGTTACGTCAGACTGAGTAACTGTTTGTACAAAGTACTTTTCTGTATTGCGtaaatcagaaacattttgcTCACTCAGCACTGTGTTGCCACATGGTCACAACTGACAGCACCATAAGGGCACAACGGCTCAGGATGAATCATTTGTTGCACAAAGTCATTTCCTCTCATTTTATGCACTGATCACATATTTCTGATGCTGAAAACCTCCCAAACCAAACTCAGAAGACAAGGTAAACGTTACCTTAATCAAGGCGTCCTCCTTATCCTTGTCATCGTCTTTGTGGCTGTTGCAGCACTCAAAGTTCTTGAGCATGGTGGGAATGGTGAGAGGCAGGAGAAACAGCCAGATGAGGATAGAGATCTGTGGAGACTTCTTGAGAGCTCTCAGGAGATTCTTTCGACCGGGATGCACCACGTTGAAGTATCGATCAATGGAAGTCACCGTCAGGAAGGCGATGCTGGCGCCTCggtttaaaaacaacatgaagagCATAGCTTTGCACACTACATCTTCCTTACTCCTCCTCACTCCCTGGATGAAGTTGTACGCCTTCATGGGCAAACAGAAAAGCAGGAGGATGTCGGCCAACACCAGGTTGAAAAGGAagatgttgttggtgttggatTTCCAGAATTTCAGCTTGAATATGAAGAGGTGGAGGACGGACGCATTCAGAGGCAAAGCCAAGATAAAGATCACGATCATGACAGCCGCGTAGAATTTATACAGCGCCTTGTTTGTGGCATGACAGTCCTCAATAAGTTGGTTGGTTGAGTTTGCCATGATTGGGATCATGTTACTAAGAAAATCACTTCCCACACAAAGTCTCACCtgacaaagaacaacaaaaaatccCACCAAACAAGTTCCTGCAGAGTCCTCAGTTGTAATCCTCTTTTAGGCTCTCAGTTCTTCTTTCAGTCCTcgtgtatgtgtttgtggtttACAAAGTCATTcaggttttctctctctctatctctctcctgaATCAGGTCTGGAAGTAGTTCTGTCTCTGCTTGCAGTGCAAATGGTTGAGTTTGCCTTGCCTTGTTCAGCTTTGTACTCGTAGCTCCGCCCTTTATAGCCCGAGGAGGTGAGTCACCAGCTGCTTTTCCACTGCGGGACCAATGAAGGCTCGCAGCAGAGACCAGCCTGTAACATTCAAAATACAAATGGTGCCAGCTCTTTTTGGTGAAGAGGAAACGTgattaaatgtcaaactaaGAAAGGGTGTCTCTGTGTTAAGCCCTGACAACGCAGATAATGAGATACTGATAACACAAGCTGCtatctgacagagagagatttcaCCTTCTTGCATAACAAACTGCTGTTTCCTGGCACAAACTGTGAGAATCATCATGCCGGGGCTTCAGTAAATCCCAGAAGCTACTGTAGGATCTACTGTTTCTCATAAATGACAGCTTCAGATTGCCTGGTTTTACCACGCGTGATGCTAAAAAAAGGGCGATTCAGAGAAAAATCCTCTTCAGAGTACGCAGATGTGGAGCCCTGGGAATTGATGATACATTTAGATGTATGCACAAGGAGACGGACatagtgctgctgctgtcaagTCTTTTTTCTACTATGTAAGGACAAGTATATGAGTGGAATGCTGCGTcctgagggaggaagagagggggttAACCCAAGGTCTCACATTCAACTCGGCATGCCTTGAACTGCGTCTCTGCATTCAGCTACAAGTCCAGACAACTCTGGAGATCTTACTTTAAGATGAGACTTTCTACCGGGATGCATTCTAGAGACGTTTCCAGATCTGGTTCATGAtttgaaagttgtttttatgCCAGACTGCAAACCTGAAACATCAAAGCACTCAAATCATTTAGATTTATGATACATATATGCAttgttttaaagctttaaaaggaTTCATGCGTACTATAAGTGACTGGAATCCTTGATTTAATCTTCAGACGTATACCTTTTCTATCTTCACTTCTTTCATGCTGAACCTTGACCTCCTCTCATATCACATACTCTCTCTTCAGACAATGATTTAACTGTATATTGGGTTATCCAGTCAGCTATGCAGGGGATAAGGAAGCAGCCTTGGCATAATTAAAACTCAGTAGTCTGGCCCCTCAGGAGTTATTGCACAGCAAGACTTTTATGACTAGGACTGACAGTTTTAGGTCCTATCTTTCTATTAAACTGttaacgcacacaaacacatatgtttatttacagtcagCTCTCTTATTATGGGAAGTGTGGATGTTCTGCTGAacatattattgttattttctgtgcagaaatcaaataaaaagtctTGTATCAtctataaacacataaaaataaaatgagatgaTCAGATGATCTCTACAGAATATTTTCCTCTGTGAACCCAACTTGCACTGAAAAGATCCAAACATTTCACCTAATAagcttcattaaaatgtaatatttcaaagAGACACATGTAAGCTTGTGGTAATGACTGTCATAAAAGTGTGATTTACGCAAAAGAATAACAGTTATTAAGTGTATGAGTTCAGGACTCTGTGAAGTTTAACTTTCCAGCCTGTCAGACAGATTAACAGTCAGACTATTGTACTCAGATTGTCAAGCCGACCTGTGActgcactaacacacactgtaaaagttGTCCTCGCTGTTATAACTCACGGCGGTGTGGAGTTTTCTCACTTTCATCCATACATATCTCACAGGAGGCTGAGATGTTTGGCACTCATCCAGCAGCCTCCGGTTTGCACACAGTGCGAGCTTTCCTTCACCTCCTATACTGaccgtgttgttgttgtcgtctccCTTGCTCAGATTCACTcacaacagagcagagacactTCTCTACCATCACAGAGACTGATCAGACTGTACACAGAGATGGAGACCAGGACCCAGACAGCCCCGCTAACCCTGAAGACAGGTACTCAGGCGACCGGCCTACGACTCTGAGATAACTCCAGTCCGTGACACTGTATAGCAGATGCTTTAACTTTTGGtattttctaaatataaatgatctgttctttctttttttctgtctgcaaacGAACGCTGATCAGATCTGCCGTGGTGACAAACCAGCCCCTCGGGGAGTGTGTAGAGGAGCAGCTGGAAGCACATGAACTCTCTGAGCCAAAAGAGCTGCAGGTATATTATACAGCAGCATATTATCTACAGTAATTTACTACAATATACACCTGGCACATTAGACACCATCTATGAGATCTTATAGTACATAATTAACAAAAAGAATTATTTATATCACAggatgaatataaaataatgttacattaaaaacaaaaaaatatatgtttcaacaaatatacagtaacagCTTAAATCTCAGTCATATTAATTAGAGACGATGGGCAGAACCATCAGAACTTTGCATTGCTGAAAACTGCTCAGTGctacattaaagcaacattatgttaATTATGTCGTGTTCTACCTGTTGATGCTACACCGCCTTGTAATCAGGTGTAATTATGCTCTCACACTTTGTAACTCTGGGCTCCAGGTCGGGCCGTGAAGCTTTAAGTcgagaccaaaaacaaaacttaatgcattttttttacaacccgTTGCTTAAATAATAATTGCTGAAGACTCATCTGTCttgctcttaaaaaaaataaacactgaagtCTACAGTCAAGTGTTTTTCTGACCTGCACGTTTCCAGTTTTTGACCCATACAAAGTTTACAAGTGGAAATAATCTGTCACGACGTGGAGTGTGAAGATGACATCAAGTTTTTCCTGAATTTAAAAGACTGGTgaacaactatttcactgatactggtgaaactggatcgcattttaaataaaataaataatcaactACTAAGCAAGTAAACTCCATAATTGCTGTCTGGACTGGGAACTCAAATCAGGGGGGGGTTTCCAGGCCGAGGCGAGTGGGAGCCAGTATGGAATGCTGCTGACGGTGAATGGAGAGTATCGTGCCAGGACAAGAGTCAGTGGGCAATGTACCCAGGCTCAGGCTCAAATCCAAGAGGACGGAGGAAGAACGAAGACTGGCTTTTAGTGGATGGTGAGAGCTTCGTTTTGTTGCATTCTCTTGATGCAGCAAAGTGTTTAACTTGCCAggttttgatcataagtaataataatgttgctttaagtagCTGAAACGACCTCAAGCTGCCCAAAACAACTCGTACCCATCCAGTCAAACAAAATGTAGCCCAACTAGGCAGAAAACCCATCGAGTACATTGTATTAAATGTCAACTtaacagttgtttttcttcaatcTTTACTTTTTAGAACCTTAGTGGGACGATGACCAAGAGATGTTACTTCTTGCTGGAGGGCGAGCTTGTTTCCAAGATAGACAGCAATGATTTAAAGATAACTGAACAGCAGGAGGTCCAGGGGAGGGCTTCCCTCAGCCAGCAACAACCCAGCAGGAAATTAACCTCTGGTATCCAGAGGAGCTCCTCTGCCCCATCTATGGTCTTTAAAGACGAAGGAACGCAGCTGGAAACCTTCCAGCTTCTGACCTTTCAGTCTGAACATGGTCGAGAAAACTTTTGCTCTGCTTCATGTAATCCTCAGACACCCCAGTACAGCCAGAGAAACACCCAAACAGAAATTCAGGCCGTGGGCCGCAGCCAAGAACAACCTCAACCTCACTTGCCCCAACCTGACACTGCGCCTTTCCAAATAACACCAATCGCCGATCTTTCGATaacagaaggagaagagaacGTTTGCCAGTTACACGAACGAAACAAGTCCAAAGTGAAATCCCACCTGGACAAAGACGAGAGCAGCGATAACCTCCATTCAGGAGAGAAGGAATGCAGAATTAATCAATCATTCCTCAAGCCGACGGCCTCTGTTTGCATGTCTTTCAGAGAGAAAAGGGTGGGGCACCAAGAAATGGAAAACAAGACTGAAACCACTGGAAAGATCGCTTACAGGGACGAGGTGAAAGGTCAGTTTGAATTCACGGCACCTCAAAAAAAAATGGTCGCGGGCTCATCTGGTACCACAACAGTGCATCAACGGAAACAGTCCCAGCAGCAGAACAGCACACATGTCTGGATGCCCAAATATCCCAGTGCTGCGCATGAATCAAGCTCAGtgcaacatttcaacatttcccCCCCTTTGAGGGACAACCGAACTTCCCCTTGGGCCCAGCCAAATCAGGAAGTTATTGTTAGTATTAAGACCGTCAACGACCACATGAAGAGACTCTCAAGCTTTAACATGGAAACTCGATCCACAGGCAGcgatgaaacaaaaacacattttcatctcTGCCAGTGCAGAAAGTCAAGACCAGGAAGCAGCGCAGCCTCAGTGTGGGTCGAAGGTCAAAGACAAGCTacgacaacaacagcagcattttgtctttgtgcgCCAAACAACACAAGTCAAGCCTCGACACCTCCGAAACGCAGTGCGATTCCCACGCATTCCACCACGAGAAGCACTActagtagtggtagtagtagcgAGGATGGTGATAACCCACCCACCCGGTGTCACCAGTTTCCCAAGCTCCCGTCCCCTCCTCCCTGCTGCAGCCTCCAGGATTTCCATTCAGAATCAAAACCAGAGGAAAATTATGCCACAAAGATCCAACAACTAAAAGAAGACCAGCGTCTTGGATCTGGACTAAGATCTCAGGAAGAGTCCAACAGAGATGATGGTAATTTTAACATatatcaatcagtcagtcaatcaatcacaCTTTGTTTGTATGGCACTTAAATACAAAACTTGTAACACAAAGTGCCTCACATAAAAACACCCCAACACCGACCACTCATCCCAACCCTCCACCCCAACACCCACTGCCCACCCCCAACCCTGCAAAAAGAGCTAGatcaaaaaagaacaaaagtagcataataaaatatacagatagataaaaataaagattaagaTGAATAATTGAAAGTGAAAATGGTgtaaacagctgctgtgacaacCATGGCCAAACACATCCACCCCTTTCATCAATTTAAACACGTTCTCCCTGTAATGACACACTCACAGTTTGAGAATCCTGTTTTCCTCAGAGGAACTGTACGCTTTGTGATGTGCAGAGTTTCAAACATGAATATACGCTCTATATGAATATCCACTTCTTTGGACATGTCCAACAAATATGAACATGCACGAAAGTTTAACTGCTGGAAACACGATATCCACTGAAAGCTCTGCTCGGTGTGTGTGCCCTCGTGGTTTCAGGTTTCCACACCGTGCTTCTGTAAGTTGCACGTTGGCCAAGAATTGGCTGCAAACTAGTTGTGATGTCACATACGAGCGCAGAGAAAGTTTCCTCCACCAGCCGTAAttataaaaacagtcaaactctgcacagtgaagctcaaacatccCAAGTAGAAGTGACAATAGCAGGATTTTCGATGTCTCTGTTAGCTTCAGATAAACTTTTGAATACTTTTGCACAAAACAAGGGTGCATTAGGAAGGAATCACAAGCTTTTTTTCAGACAGGCAGGAGGCCAGACAAAATTTCAAAACTGCACAGCATCTCACATGTCGTAAGTTTCTTCGGCAGAACCACAGTTATTTCTCAAGACTTCAGGCGCAGAAAGCAGAACCAAACATCTGAGAAACCACAGCGAAGAAACAAGAAACCAAGAACACCTGACATCCTCAGACTGTAGATGGTTGGCTGACAGAGGTAAGCGTCAGCATGAGAAAGAGAAGATGCATCAAGCTGTAGCGGAGCTGACTTAAAGGCCTTATTTCTGTCCGCCACATAACATAAATTTGAATCGTGCAAAAGGATGCTTAAATTAAATGGTTTATTGCTTGAGGTTCACTGAGTTGCAGAGTTGATATTTTTAGTTTAGCATAGCCGTCTCATTTTAGAGCTTTACATAACGGACTGGATGGCATACAACACAAATCATGTCTTTAAACAacaatctgtgtctgtgtgtttgctgtaaaGCCATGTTCCATTAATCTGCTTCTTGTCCATGTTTTCTTGTCCAGGGGGTCAGAAAATGTTGCAGGTGAACTCACTTAAACCTCAATCGGATGTCACAAAAATGGCACCAACATCTTGGGGATTTCACAGGTACCAAGACATTTTTAGTACCCTGATAAGATGCAGAAGTCTTTTTTTGGTATTTCACAAACTATTTATCAATTGATCAACAATCTGTCACATCTGTGCAGCCCAGCGTTGTTAAGGAAGTAGGTTGATGCCATTTTAAACTTCCTTTCTGGTTTATCGTCTTTTCTTTCCGTCGACGGAATGCATGCAAGCAAGACGACATGCACACATCTGTGTTCAGGCCTAACCCCAGGCCTATTTTAGCTACACTTGTCACATAGTTCTGTGGAAGGCATTATTAGTCGATGTACCACATTGGTCCCGGCTGAACTATCTATAAACTGGATGAATTTCATAGACATTCATGTTGAATTGtgacaactttttttaaatttagcacCTTTACCAGGTCAAAAATCACCGACCAAAAATACTTTATGACTACAAATACCTCGGAAACTAAGATGATTCCCGTCAGCCTCAGCTAAACAAAGATAGTAAACTGTAGCCTTTTAGTTTTATGTCTAATATCTTCTAATATGTTGCATTATTTCCtgagtttctctgtttgtgtgcagagaaCAAGTGGATCAGAAACGATGCAGAGATAGCATCCTCTCTGACAGAGACGAGCGTCAGACCATGAGAGGTCAGCACAGTCTGCACAAAGTGGGATCAGGAGACGTCCAGGTCAGTTTTTGGGAAGGAGAAACCACAAACAGGATCATGTCCATTCGATGCTATCCAGCTCTGTTACAATGCTCACAGTGAAGTAATGTAAGCTAGACTGGAGTTCTTTGGCACAGAGGTACGAGCTACATCGAGGTGTAGCAACACAGGAAATGCTTGTTAGTAGATGACGtttgtttttcaggtgatttattGATAATAATGAAAGATAAAGCAACACC encodes:
- the gpr31 gene encoding hydroxycarboxylic acid receptor 2 — translated: MIPIMANSTNQLIEDCHATNKALYKFYAAVMIVIFILALPLNASVLHLFIFKLKFWKSNTNNIFLFNLVLADILLLFCLPMKAYNFIQGVRRSKEDVVCKAMLFMLFLNRGASIAFLTVTSIDRYFNVVHPGRKNLLRALKKSPQISILIWLFLLPLTIPTMLKNFECCNSHKDDDKDKEDALIKDVVDSLRETVFFTQIVIPFIILVYCTVRIVNRLRKKTVGDRTKLRRAVFLVTTVMVVFSFCFLPCTIARMVLLIARVNAGENFQDKAAVAFDGLMVLSYMDCLLDPLIYCFCSTKFKALYLTNYFPYLVKDAAPTVDSSTANTRQPTANTVL